Proteins found in one Campylobacter canadensis genomic segment:
- the sstT gene encoding serine/threonine transporter SstT, with amino-acid sequence MSLLSSLIKRYKSTNLMLQIFVGIILGILVGIFLKDLVNYTSLLGVIFVGALKAVAPILVFVLVLCAISTRVYGDGSKRIKNVIILYLIGTFLASVSAVVASFLFPTTLSGINAQDSVSLAAPSSIAAVFSDLLFKMIDNPINALATGNYIGILTWSIALGLALKNSSNSIKEVISEVNDGTIQIVRFIVKLAPFGIFGLVSQSVKEAGINAMQSYLHLLAVLVFTMLFVAFVLNALIVFLLTKKNPYPLIFICIRHSALYAFFTRSSAANIPVNMALCAKLNVNKDLFSIAIPLGANINMAGAAVTIAILALSTAHTLGINISFTQALILSFIAALGACGASGVAGGSLLLVPLACSLFGISDAISLKVVAIGFIIGVIQDSIETALNSSTDVLFTAICSDTKLNLDFKKD; translated from the coding sequence ATGTCATTATTAAGTAGTCTTATCAAACGCTATAAAAGCACAAATTTAATGCTGCAAATTTTTGTAGGAATAATCTTAGGTATCTTGGTTGGAATTTTTTTAAAAGACTTAGTTAATTATACTTCTTTGCTTGGAGTAATCTTTGTTGGTGCGCTAAAGGCTGTTGCACCGATTTTAGTCTTTGTTCTAGTTTTATGCGCTATTAGCACTAGGGTTTATGGAGATGGCTCAAAAAGAATTAAAAATGTAATTATTTTATATTTAATAGGTACTTTTTTAGCTTCTGTTAGTGCTGTTGTAGCTTCATTTTTATTTCCAACAACCTTAAGTGGTATTAACGCTCAAGATTCAGTTAGCCTAGCAGCTCCATCTAGTATTGCTGCTGTATTTTCTGATTTATTATTTAAAATGATTGATAATCCTATAAATGCACTAGCAACTGGTAATTATATTGGTATTTTAACTTGGTCAATTGCTTTAGGACTTGCTTTAAAAAATAGTTCAAATTCAATAAAAGAAGTGATAAGCGAAGTAAATGATGGTACTATTCAAATAGTTAGATTTATAGTAAAATTAGCCCCATTTGGAATTTTTGGTCTTGTTAGCCAGAGTGTAAAAGAAGCAGGAATTAACGCTATGCAATCTTATTTACATTTACTTGCTGTTTTAGTTTTTACTATGCTTTTTGTAGCCTTTGTTTTAAATGCTTTAATTGTATTTTTACTAACTAAAAAAAATCCATATCCACTAATATTTATTTGTATTAGGCATTCAGCTTTATATGCTTTTTTTACAAGAAGTTCAGCTGCAAATATTCCTGTAAATATGGCTTTATGCGCAAAGTTAAATGTAAATAAAGACCTTTTTTCAATAGCAATTCCGCTCGGAGCAAATATAAATATGGCAGGAGCAGCAGTTACAATAGCTATTTTAGCGCTAAGCACTGCTCATACTTTAGGAATTAATATAAGTTTTACTCAAGCATTAATTTTAAGCTTCATAGCAGCACTTGGAGCTTGTGGGGCTAGCGGGGTTGCTGGTGGTTCGCTTTTACTTGTACCTTTGGCTTGTTCTTTATTTGGAATAAGCGATGCAATCTCATTAAAAGTAGTTGCAATTGGTTTTATAATTGGAGTTATTCAAGATAGCATAGAAACTGCGCTTAATAGCTCAACTGATGTACTTTTTACAGCAATTTGTTCTGATACAAAATTAAATTTAGATTTTAAAAAGGATTAA
- a CDS encoding M3 family oligoendopeptidase has translation MMNWDLTLIYKDDTHLNNSLNELSKQINNFVVKYENKLKNVNNIDEALDELDDIYNKISTANAYAYLKFAQNNQNGGFLQKISEKCTELASKIVFFELEFCSLDNAEKLASKSKYSYMLSNWLINKKYLLEKQAQSVFMKMQNNSANAFSRFFDEFLADIEFKFDNKTISEEELLSKLYNPDRKIRKKAADAFSKGLKNNIKPLLFTFNMIKNIHKTECEIKGYEHPLKARNISNEISDESVNSLIKTCENNFNLVHKFYKKKAKLLNIKQLKDYDRYAPLNLNSKNDWDFEKSCKLVRKSFNEFNPKFALIMDEALKNKAIDVYPAKQKRGGAFSYGIKPQPYVMLNHTSNRRDAFTLAHELGHLIHQKLAGDNQAFFYSDTPLTTAETASVFAEMLFFDSIKKDLNKEDKQALLASKIEDIFATLFRQINFTTFEIALHNHEGELSLEQIQTIWMQESKKMFANSVMLRDDYKYWFSYIPHFIHSPFYCYAYSYAQLLVLALFGLYKSNKCENFVQIYEKFLSLGSSKSPSDLVAMFGLNLDDESFWQLGMNEVKKLVDEFCDE, from the coding sequence ATAATGAATTGGGATTTAACATTAATTTATAAAGATGATACACATTTAAACAACAGTCTAAACGAGCTTTCAAAACAAATAAATAACTTTGTAGTAAAATATGAAAACAAATTAAAAAATGTAAATAATATTGATGAAGCTTTAGATGAATTAGACGATATTTATAATAAAATAAGCACTGCAAATGCTTATGCTTATTTAAAATTTGCACAAAATAATCAAAACGGTGGATTTTTACAAAAAATAAGTGAAAAATGCACTGAACTTGCATCAAAAATAGTATTTTTTGAATTAGAATTTTGCAGTCTTGATAATGCAGAAAAATTAGCAAGTAAGAGTAAATATTCTTATATGCTTAGCAATTGGCTAATTAATAAAAAATATCTTTTAGAAAAACAAGCTCAAAGTGTATTTATGAAAATGCAAAATAATAGCGCTAATGCTTTTAGTCGTTTTTTTGATGAATTTTTGGCTGATATTGAGTTTAAATTTGATAATAAAACTATAAGCGAAGAAGAGCTTTTAAGTAAATTATACAACCCTGATAGAAAAATAAGAAAAAAGGCTGCTGATGCTTTTAGTAAAGGTTTAAAAAACAATATTAAACCACTTTTATTTACCTTTAATATGATTAAAAATATTCATAAAACTGAATGTGAAATTAAAGGCTACGAACACCCGCTTAAAGCAAGAAATATAAGCAATGAAATTAGTGACGAGAGTGTAAATTCTTTAATTAAAACTTGTGAAAATAATTTTAATTTAGTACATAAATTTTATAAGAAAAAAGCAAAACTTTTAAATATAAAACAATTAAAAGATTATGATAGATACGCTCCACTTAATCTTAATTCAAAAAATGATTGGGATTTTGAAAAATCTTGTAAATTAGTAAGAAAAAGTTTTAACGAATTTAACCCTAAATTTGCTTTAATAATGGATGAAGCTTTAAAAAATAAAGCAATAGATGTTTATCCTGCAAAGCAAAAAAGAGGTGGTGCTTTTTCTTATGGTATTAAACCTCAACCTTATGTTATGCTAAATCACACCTCAAATAGAAGAGATGCTTTTACTTTAGCGCACGAACTTGGGCATTTAATACATCAAAAATTAGCAGGAGATAATCAAGCATTTTTTTACTCAGACACCCCACTTACAACGGCTGAAACTGCTAGTGTTTTTGCTGAAATGCTATTTTTTGACAGTATAAAAAAAGATTTAAATAAAGAAGATAAACAAGCCTTACTAGCTTCAAAAATTGAAGATATCTTTGCAACCTTATTTAGGCAAATTAATTTTACAACCTTTGAAATAGCACTACATAATCACGAAGGAGAATTAAGCCTAGAGCAAATTCAAACAATATGGATGCAAGAAAGTAAAAAAATGTTTGCAAATAGCGTTATGTTAAGAGATGATTATAAGTATTGGTTTTCTTATATTCCGCATTTTATACATTCTCCGTTTTATTGCTATGCTTATTCTTATGCACAGCTTTTAGTCTTAGCACTTTTTGGACTTTATAAAAGTAATAAGTGTGAAAATTTTGTGCAGATTTATGAAAAATTTTTAAGTCTTGGTTCAAGTAAAAGTCCTAGTGATTTGGTTGCAATGTTTGGACTTAATTTAGATGATGAAAGTTTTTGGCAACTTGGTATGAATGAAGTTAAAAAATTAGTTGATGAATTTTGCGATGAGTGA
- a CDS encoding ATP-dependent helicase: MSDFLNRLNKEQKKAAEHIDGALLILAGAGTGKTQTMISRIVYLITQVGISAESILSLTFTNKAAASMQNRAVSMLKEENYEGMMPTLSTFHSFGVWFLNEYSEYLKDYRDVNYQIIEPNQKKEIIEHLVKLNMQSSLQNKSKEDIKEEKQKINDFLKSCIAYIEQCKSALIYDENSLEHKYYLLYENELKIRNYIDFDDLIILPYLILKNNPKLAKEVSLRFNYICVDEYQDTNLAQLKLLKMLCVAHQNIVVVGDDDQSIYSFRYARVENILEFQKDFKNAKIIKLEQNYRSTQNILDTANNLISHNKNRYGKTLFTDNDRGLEIEFLHTYNSVCDEIKRLLKNNVDYEEICILYRANYASNNIEPRLIDKKIAYKVIGTLPFFQKAEIKIVINYLRFLINNDDDILFKKIINTPKRGFGDKKIELLEKYAKEHNISLFAALKENQNIIKNSNSISEFIDIFNIKEQDQNIIFQQKIKNLAIENMYDNPVNRAENITTFFNMLYKECSRSYDKIKLIEFLNNISLQEKIIEEKQSAINLMSIHASKGLEFDYVFLIDCENTKMPPIYADNSEEERRLAYVAITRAKKKFYCQYDEGNPSIYIQQMRINTKAKITKNSSFNVGDRVFHKIFQNGIVIKSSEDKSLVDFDGMLKNISNSFLKLAENDEIYEYDDIKIDYSDI, translated from the coding sequence ATGAGTGATTTTTTAAATAGATTAAATAAAGAGCAAAAAAAGGCAGCTGAGCATATTGATGGTGCTTTACTTATTTTAGCTGGGGCTGGAACTGGCAAAACTCAAACTATGATTTCTAGAATTGTGTATTTAATTACACAAGTAGGAATTAGCGCTGAAAGTATTTTAAGTCTAACTTTTACAAATAAGGCTGCAGCTTCTATGCAAAATAGAGCTGTATCTATGCTAAAAGAAGAAAATTATGAAGGTATGATGCCAACTTTAAGCACCTTTCATAGTTTTGGAGTATGGTTTTTAAATGAATATAGTGAATATTTAAAAGATTACAGAGATGTAAATTATCAAATAATAGAACCAAACCAAAAAAAAGAAATCATAGAACATTTAGTAAAATTAAATATGCAATCTTCTTTGCAAAATAAAAGTAAAGAAGATATAAAAGAAGAAAAGCAAAAAATAAATGACTTCTTAAAAAGCTGCATAGCCTATATTGAGCAATGTAAAAGTGCATTAATTTACGATGAAAATTCTTTAGAGCATAAATATTATTTACTTTATGAAAATGAACTAAAAATAAGAAATTATATTGATTTTGATGATTTAATCATCTTACCATACTTAATTTTAAAAAATAATCCAAAGTTAGCAAAAGAAGTATCATTAAGGTTTAATTATATTTGCGTTGATGAGTATCAAGATACTAATTTAGCGCAATTAAAACTTTTAAAAATGCTTTGTGTTGCTCATCAAAATATAGTTGTAGTTGGAGATGATGACCAAAGCATTTACTCTTTTCGTTATGCAAGGGTAGAAAATATTTTAGAATTTCAAAAAGATTTTAAAAATGCAAAAATTATTAAATTAGAGCAAAATTATAGAAGCACACAAAATATTTTAGATACAGCAAACAATCTAATTTCTCATAATAAAAATAGATATGGAAAAACTCTTTTTACTGATAATGACAGAGGTTTAGAAATTGAATTTTTGCATACTTACAATTCCGTATGTGATGAAATAAAAAGATTATTAAAAAACAATGTTGATTATGAAGAAATTTGCATTTTGTACCGTGCAAACTATGCATCAAATAATATAGAACCAAGACTTATTGATAAAAAAATTGCTTATAAAGTTATAGGAACATTACCTTTTTTTCAAAAAGCTGAAATTAAAATAGTAATTAATTATTTAAGATTTTTAATAAATAACGATGATGATATTTTATTTAAAAAAATAATTAACACCCCTAAAAGAGGTTTTGGTGATAAAAAAATTGAATTATTAGAAAAATATGCAAAAGAACATAATATATCACTTTTTGCAGCACTTAAAGAAAATCAAAATATAATAAAAAATTCAAATAGCATTAGCGAATTTATTGATATTTTTAATATTAAAGAGCAAGACCAAAATATTATTTTTCAACAAAAAATTAAAAATCTTGCAATTGAAAATATGTATGATAATCCTGTAAATAGAGCTGAAAATATTACTACATTTTTTAATATGCTATACAAAGAATGCTCAAGAAGTTATGACAAAATAAAACTAATTGAATTTTTAAATAATATTTCTTTACAAGAAAAAATTATAGAAGAAAAGCAAAGTGCAATTAATCTTATGAGTATTCATGCGAGTAAGGGTTTAGAATTTGATTATGTATTTTTAATTGATTGTGAAAATACAAAAATGCCACCTATTTATGCTGATAATTCTGAAGAAGAGCGTCGCTTAGCCTATGTTGCAATAACAAGAGCAAAAAAGAAATTTTATTGCCAATACGATGAAGGCAATCCAAGTATTTATATTCAACAAATGAGAATAAACACTAAAGCAAAAATTACTAAAAATAGTAGTTTTAATGTTGGAGATAGGGTTTTTCATAAAATTTTTCAAAATGGAATAGTGATTAAAAGCAGTGAAGATAAAAGCTTGGTAGATTTTGATGGTATGTTAAAAAATATCTCAAATTCTTTCTTGAAATTAGCAGAAAATGATGAAATTTACGAGTATGATGATATTAAAATAGATTATTCTGATATTTAA
- a CDS encoding flavodoxin domain-containing protein: MKNVAIFYASKGGVTKDFAEKIASKINADVINIKDVEVKALEDYKNVILMSSSYFFGALCEDWGSKVKLLHTVDFTNKNVALVAVGSCERHADSFCSGVADFYDKLANSGARFIGFVNAKDYNYTFSRLQFGNYLRALCLDKADADKNDERINKWVENIKHFLA, translated from the coding sequence ATGAAAAATGTAGCTATTTTTTATGCTTCAAAAGGTGGAGTTACAAAGGATTTTGCAGAAAAAATCGCAAGTAAAATAAATGCTGATGTTATTAATATAAAAGATGTTGAAGTAAAGGCTTTAGAAGATTATAAAAATGTAATTTTAATGAGTTCAAGTTATTTTTTTGGTGCTTTATGTGAAGACTGGGGTTCAAAGGTAAAATTACTACATACTGTTGATTTTACAAATAAAAATGTAGCTTTAGTTGCTGTTGGTTCTTGCGAACGCCACGCTGATAGTTTTTGCTCTGGAGTAGCTGATTTTTATGATAAATTAGCAAATAGCGGTGCAAGATTTATTGGCTTTGTAAATGCAAAAGATTACAATTACACTTTCTCAAGATTACAATTTGGAAATTATCTAAGAGCGCTTTGCCTAGATAAAGCAGATGCAGATAAAAATGATGAAAGAATTAATAAGTGGGTAGAAAATATTAAACATTTCTTAGCATAA
- a CDS encoding J domain-containing protein — protein MQIIQTLQSISINTQDLSCFNEIKTIMNKNFSQNIGKKAKLLSFYVENEIPQRKYFLKFLSILNKKYNNEKLVNISTSYYKTFKLTLNSINPLSIILHCKLDFNKKQIILNFDNLDKILITYLKNYFKEHSVITINNQFIITYKDDNTLTLLDNLCSCNEHLNYCINFSLSELAYLQFKKEIKSILKKDNRFLNICQLLEEHFKTLGVEVGVSFDEVRNKYLKLSKMYHPDFHSEKSEQVKEILRQKFQAINYAYECLKPLYKNAS, from the coding sequence ATGCAAATTATTCAAACACTACAATCAATTAGCATAAATACTCAAGATTTATCGTGTTTTAACGAGATTAAAACGATAATGAATAAAAATTTTTCTCAAAATATTGGCAAGAAAGCAAAACTTTTATCTTTTTATGTAGAAAACGAAATTCCACAAAGAAAATACTTTTTAAAATTCTTATCTATTTTAAATAAAAAATACAATAATGAAAAACTTGTAAATATTAGCACTTCATATTATAAGACTTTTAAACTCACGCTAAATAGTATAAATCCGCTATCTATTATATTACACTGCAAATTAGATTTTAATAAAAAACAAATTATTTTAAATTTTGATAACTTAGATAAAATTTTAATAACATACTTAAAAAATTATTTCAAAGAACATTCAGTTATTACAATTAACAATCAATTTATAATTACTTATAAAGATGACAATACTCTAACGCTACTTGATAATTTATGCTCTTGCAATGAACATTTAAATTATTGTATAAATTTTTCTTTAAGCGAGCTAGCGTATTTGCAATTTAAAAAAGAAATAAAAAGTATTCTTAAAAAAGATAACAGATTTTTAAATATTTGCCAGCTTTTAGAAGAGCATTTTAAAACTTTAGGTGTTGAAGTTGGAGTATCATTTGATGAAGTTAGAAACAAGTATTTAAAATTATCTAAAATGTATCATCCTGATTTTCATAGCGAAAAAAGCGAACAAGTAAAAGAAATTTTAAGACAAAAATTTCAAGCAATTAACTACGCTTACGAATGTTTAAAGCCTTTATACAAAAATGCTAGTTAA
- the accB gene encoding acetyl-CoA carboxylase biotin carboxyl carrier protein — protein MTKEEIKELIDIFSAASIGKIQIKQGEFEISLEKQGAIVENPILACPPPPAPTPININVANDSNKPSSKHENTLTSPMVGTFYEAPSPGAAPFAKVGQTLKKGDTICIVEAMKIMNEIEAEYDCKIISRLVDNGQPVEFGTDLFVVEKL, from the coding sequence ATGACAAAAGAAGAAATTAAAGAACTAATAGATATATTTTCAGCTGCAAGTATAGGCAAAATTCAAATCAAACAAGGAGAATTTGAAATAAGCCTAGAAAAGCAAGGAGCAATAGTAGAAAATCCTATTTTAGCTTGCCCTCCACCACCAGCACCAACTCCAATAAATATTAATGTTGCTAATGATAGCAATAAGCCAAGTTCAAAACACGAAAATACATTAACATCTCCAATGGTAGGAACTTTTTATGAAGCTCCAAGTCCAGGTGCAGCACCTTTTGCAAAAGTTGGACAAACACTTAAAAAAGGTGATACTATTTGCATAGTAGAAGCGATGAAAATTATGAATGAAATTGAAGCTGAATATGATTGCAAAATTATTTCTCGTTTAGTTGATAATGGGCAGCCTGTTGAATTTGGAACTGATTTATTTGTAGTAGAGAAATTATAA
- a CDS encoding acetyl-CoA carboxylase biotin carboxylase subunit, whose product MKEIKRILIANRGEIALRAIRTIKEMGKEAICVYSIADKEALYLKYCDASICIGGAKSSESYLNIPAIISAAELSGADAIFPGYGFLSENQNFVEICEKHNIKFIGPSVEAMNIMSNKSKAKQVMQRAGVPVIPGSDGAIKDLESAKKLAEEIGFPVILKAAAGGGGRGMRVVEKSSDLEKAYWSAESEALSAFGDGTMYMEKYIKNPRHIEVQIIGDSFGNVIHIGERDCSLQRRHQKLIEESPAIILEQSTREKLHNTAIKAAKAIGYEGAGTFEFLLDDKQNFYFIEMNTRLQVEHCVSEMCSGEDIIKHMINVAQGLALPKQEEINFKGHSIECRITAEDPKTFTPSPGTISKYAAPAGANTRMESHMYQGYAVPPFYDSMIGKLVVWAPSRQEAIIRMKRALNELIIGGIKSTRDFHLSMMDNPDFINNNFDTNYLSRK is encoded by the coding sequence ATGAAAGAAATAAAAAGAATTTTAATTGCAAATCGTGGTGAAATAGCATTAAGAGCTATTAGAACCATCAAAGAAATGGGTAAAGAAGCAATATGTGTTTATTCAATCGCCGATAAAGAAGCATTATATTTAAAATACTGTGATGCTAGTATTTGTATTGGTGGTGCTAAATCAAGTGAAAGTTATTTAAATATTCCTGCAATTATTAGCGCTGCTGAATTAAGCGGAGCTGATGCTATTTTTCCTGGATATGGTTTTTTAAGCGAAAATCAAAATTTTGTTGAAATTTGTGAAAAGCATAATATTAAATTCATAGGTCCAAGCGTTGAAGCTATGAATATTATGAGTAATAAAAGTAAAGCAAAACAAGTTATGCAAAGAGCAGGAGTACCTGTAATTCCTGGTAGCGATGGTGCTATAAAAGACTTAGAAAGTGCAAAGAAATTAGCAGAAGAAATAGGTTTTCCTGTTATTTTAAAAGCTGCAGCAGGTGGCGGTGGTCGTGGAATGCGTGTTGTAGAAAAATCTAGCGATTTAGAAAAGGCTTATTGGTCAGCTGAAAGCGAGGCTTTAAGTGCTTTTGGTGATGGTACTATGTATATGGAAAAATATATTAAAAACCCACGCCATATTGAAGTGCAAATAATTGGTGATAGTTTTGGTAATGTAATTCATATTGGTGAAAGAGACTGCTCATTACAAAGACGCCATCAAAAATTAATTGAAGAAAGCCCTGCAATTATATTAGAGCAAAGCACAAGAGAAAAACTGCACAACACCGCAATAAAAGCTGCAAAAGCAATCGGCTATGAAGGTGCTGGAACTTTTGAATTTTTACTTGATGATAAACAAAATTTTTATTTTATTGAGATGAATACAAGATTACAAGTTGAACACTGCGTTAGCGAAATGTGCAGCGGAGAAGATATTATTAAGCATATGATAAATGTAGCTCAAGGTTTAGCTCTTCCAAAACAAGAAGAAATTAATTTTAAAGGTCACTCAATTGAATGCCGTATCACAGCAGAAGACCCAAAAACATTTACTCCAAGCCCTGGTACAATTAGCAAATATGCAGCTCCAGCTGGTGCAAATACAAGAATGGAAAGCCATATGTATCAAGGTTATGCTGTTCCGCCTTTTTATGATTCAATGATAGGAAAATTAGTAGTTTGGGCGCCAAGTAGACAAGAAGCAATAATTAGAATGAAAAGAGCCTTGAATGAACTAATTATAGGTGGAATTAAAAGTACAAGAGATTTTCATCTTTCAATGATGGACAACCCTGATTTTATCAATAATAATTTTGATACAAATTATCTAAGCAGAAAGTAA
- a CDS encoding ankyrin repeat domain-containing protein has translation MKKFLLLFLCAFAFSYDFEKEKLFILSNEIRGSSLECDGNEYAFYYEQYINSLNQDYNNPKLKEIKNYDKYLEYFKYWAFQSFDNYKQYERFNSYAKEFCKINKKHFDDLKANCDIFVQRFGKRAFGDITKFIKLDDIYEEFLKLDSANSIAYLNSLSLKNYELDFLLKISLLSKKDLSVISFLLNKGVDVNLGYESAIFYALDYYEALELLLENKALVDYTNAFGKSAIFYAVEENNIQAIKILLKHKANVNLSLYDNEDKIKTNLPYYIGLCSYTHPSKTLFIQAASFANTDVLKLLIDAGVDINATDSDGFNALDYANFYNQVENIEFLKKLGLKENE, from the coding sequence ATGAAGAAATTTTTATTATTATTCCTTTGTGCTTTTGCTTTTTCTTATGATTTTGAAAAAGAAAAGTTGTTTATTTTATCTAATGAAATTCGTGGTTCTTCACTTGAATGCGATGGAAATGAATATGCTTTTTACTACGAACAATACATCAATTCTTTAAATCAAGATTACAATAATCCTAAATTAAAAGAAATTAAAAATTATGATAAATATTTAGAATATTTTAAATATTGGGCATTTCAAAGCTTTGATAATTATAAACAATATGAAAGATTTAATTCTTATGCAAAAGAATTTTGTAAAATAAACAAAAAACACTTTGATGATTTAAAAGCAAATTGCGATATCTTTGTTCAAAGATTTGGTAAAAGAGCCTTTGGTGATATTACAAAATTTATTAAATTAGATGATATTTATGAAGAATTTTTAAAACTTGATAGTGCTAATAGTATTGCTTATTTAAACTCCCTTTCTTTAAAAAATTATGAATTAGATTTTTTACTAAAAATATCTTTATTAAGCAAAAAAGATTTAAGTGTAATTAGCTTTTTGCTAAATAAAGGAGTTGATGTTAATTTAGGTTATGAAAGTGCTATTTTTTATGCACTTGATTATTATGAAGCACTAGAATTGTTATTAGAAAATAAAGCTTTAGTTGATTATACAAACGCATTTGGAAAAAGTGCTATTTTTTATGCTGTTGAAGAAAACAACATACAAGCAATTAAAATTTTATTAAAACATAAGGCTAATGTTAATTTAAGTCTTTACGATAATGAAGATAAAATTAAAACAAATTTACCTTATTACATAGGTTTATGCTCATACACCCATCCATCAAAAACCCTTTTTATTCAAGCTGCATCTTTTGCTAATACAGATGTTTTAAAATTATTAATTGATGCTGGGGTTGATATAAATGCAACTGATAGCGATGGTTTTAACGCTCTTGATTATGCTAATTTTTATAATCAAGTAGAAAATATTGAATTTTTAAAAAAATTAGGTTTAAAGGAGAATGAATGA
- a CDS encoding SDR family NAD(P)-dependent oxidoreductase — MKTAFITGASSGFGKAIAQKLLENNYKCVLLARRKEKLEEFKKNFNNQVHIIACDVRDKNTLFKEINALPLEFKKIDVLVNSAGLALGANEFHKMSIEDMETMVDTNIKGLLYVSKAVLEIMTNDAYIFNFGSVAANYPYFGANVYAGTKAFVGQFSLALRNDLRHTNIKVCDVAPGLCKTEFSIVRFKGDINAANKVYENTKYLSAEDIAEAVFSILSLNSYVNINRIELMPQTQTWSGFHIVKDEE, encoded by the coding sequence ATGAAAACAGCTTTTATAACAGGTGCTAGTAGTGGCTTTGGTAAAGCTATTGCTCAAAAATTATTAGAAAATAATTATAAATGCGTTTTACTTGCTAGAAGAAAAGAAAAACTAGAAGAATTTAAGAAAAATTTTAACAATCAAGTTCATATAATCGCTTGTGATGTTAGAGATAAAAATACTTTATTTAAAGAAATTAACGCCCTACCATTAGAATTTAAAAAAATTGATGTTTTAGTAAATTCTGCTGGTTTAGCTCTTGGTGCAAATGAATTTCATAAAATGAGTATTGAAGATATGGAAACTATGGTAGATACAAATATAAAAGGACTTTTATATGTGAGTAAAGCTGTGCTAGAAATTATGACTAACGATGCTTATATTTTCAATTTTGGTTCAGTTGCTGCTAATTATCCTTATTTTGGGGCTAATGTTTATGCAGGTACAAAGGCCTTTGTAGGACAATTTTCACTAGCATTAAGAAATGATTTAAGGCATACAAACATTAAAGTTTGCGATGTTGCACCAGGCTTATGCAAAACAGAATTTAGCATAGTGCGTTTTAAAGGGGATATAAATGCAGCAAATAAAGTTTATGAAAACACAAAATATTTAAGCGCAGAAGATATCGCTGAAGCTGTATTTTCAATACTTTCACTAAATTCGTATGTAAATATAAATCGTATTGAATTAATGCCACAAACTCAAACTTGGAGCGGTTTTCATATTGTAAAGGACGAAGAATGA